GAAACACTGAACGAAGAATGCTTTCGTGTGTGAAATCGTTCCACCTGGAAGTTTAGTGGAGCAAAAATAAAGCAGGAGCTCTCGAAGAAAAGCACACTCGGTCCACCATAGTCCGTACATACTCAATGGCACACCGATGGCTACTTGTCACCTGCTTCGACCTCACGCTGCTGCCACTCGTGGGCGTCCACCACAGCAGCCCAGGAGCCCAGAAAGGTCGAGGCCTGCGTCGATCACAGCCGTCCATCGCAAGCACCAACTCAGTGATAACGTAACACGTGGCTTCCCCGGTTCCTATCATGTCCTACCTCTGTTTGGTCTTCGCTCTGCATCCTCTGCTCGACCCACTCCAGCCATCCAATCGTTCGTCCGTGCTCCATCCATGGCAGCTTCAGCACTCTTCCTCGCCAACCACCTCCCGTCCACGGCCACGGCCAGGTATCACCACCGTCACCACCGATTGCTGCAGCCCAGGAGGCAGCAGCTCCCGCCCGGCTCGCTCGCCTCTCGTGCTATCCGGCCTCAGCCGCGCCGGCGGCTCTCCGCCGTCAAAGAAACCAAGGAGGAGGAGGCCAAGACGGCCGAGGAGATCACCGAGAAGTACGGCCTCGAGGTCGGCCTCTGGAAAGTAAGCACGCCGCAGCAACACACCAACTGAAATTTCCAAGTGCTTGTGAGCTGAATTCCGTGACGTGCTGTTTGCCTCCTCAGATATTCAGCTggaaggaagaggaaggaggcgagGAAGGGGGAGAGAAGAAGACCAAGTCGAGGACCGACCAGGCCAAGGATCTCCTGGCCAAGTACGGCGGCGCGTACCTGGCCACATCGATCACGCTCTCCATCATCTCCTTCACCGCCTGCTACCTCCTCATCAACGCCGGCGTCGACGTCCAGCAGCTACTCGCCAAGGTCAGAGCCAAACCTCTCCCAGGTTTCCATTGGAGTTGGTGACAAGCTTACCAATAGCAAACTTATTACTGTTGTGCCTTGTGCGTGTAAATAGAACAATTCCAATAGTATATCCAGCTGTTGGCTATAAATCAAGTGTCATATTATCTATAGTCAACTTAAagccaacatatacaatagtgagtTATAAAAATATAATACTTAATCAATGTGTGGCTCACCTTTCACTCTTACAAAGTgcttaggagcacgtgctagagctggctcttacATAAGAGCCtactccccttctctctcctccaactaagcaataatatactattttaatctttatagccagctgactaaaacttattgtacttgctcatacagctcttgcataagagcctactctccttctctctcctccaaataagcaataatatactattttattCTTTATAACCAGCTGACTaaaacttattgtacttgctcataCAGATTGGCATCACCACGGATGAGACCGGAGGGAAGGTCGGGACATTCGCACTGGCCTACGCGGCGCACAAGGCGGCCTCGCCGATAAGGTTCCCGCCGACGGTGGCACTGACGCCGGTCGTCGCCAACTGGATAGGGAAGATCACCAAGGGAGGCGACTGATGCACCGGCAACGTACAGAGCACTTCGATGTGCACTTGCTCTGGTTTTGGCTAAATACTACTACAGTATGATCTTCGCTACCTGTAAGTCCACTGCCGCTATTACAGAAAAGATGGTATGATCCCAGTGTATCAGAGAACAACTAGTAGTACCAGTAATAGGAAATACGATCGAATTTTAGCTAGTACTGACAATGATTGGTTAGTGCAGAAAGAAACCACTGGGGCCTTGTAAAATGCTTTGTACACTCTTCTGCATTGTAGTTTGTACAGGTCTAATAACACAATATTTACAAAATCATGTGGCATAACTTAAAGGGAGAACCCACCCACTAAGACCGACCTCAACTGCTGAACTAAAGTTGGAAAATGGCACCTTAACTGGAAGGACGTGCTGAAACCATAAGAGGTGTGGCAAAGCAAAAATAAGTTACTGAACCCATGTcgtcaaacaatggcaagatgcaTTTCTCAGGCTGTATATCTAGAACGATGCTACACCGCCTTCCATTTTCCGAGAAAGGATGCAGAACTTGATAGAAATCACCAGCCTCCAAAGAGTCCTAGAAAAACCATTTGCCATCCCAAAAAAAAGAACTCGGTTGCTCCAAAATATCCTTAAATAGAGATATCCCTTAATTTATCTCGTTGGTTATCCTTGGGCAGGGGACACAACTGTAGCTTTACCCAGAACCGCTGGTTGTTCCCTCATTGCCTGTGGGGTAGTCACCTCTTGAGCTAAGAACTGATCCCACTGCGCTTCTGCTGTTTATCATGTTAAGTGCTTCAAAGTTCCAAGTTGCAACTGCGTGTATATTTAGCATACGAGAAGACAAAGATCTCAAGGAATGCATTAGAGGATACGTGCAGTTCTCCAGATATCAGTCATGCTAACATCACCATCAGTGAGAAGCCAGTAGTCTGCATCAGTCTGCAAAAGTGTGGCAAGACCATAAGTCACTGGATCTTTGAGAGTCTGGGTATCATATCAGAAGAAGATAATAAAGAACGAAAAGAAACAAGTTAAATTATTGTTGACGCTAGTAGAAACTTTACTGTTCAGTATGGAGATCAAGAATTCAGAGGTATGCAACTAATTACTAATGTAGTGATGAGTTGTATGAAAAAAATCTGATGAAATCAAAGGTTAGAATAGGATGTTCTTTGCGGTTTGGGTTAGGTTATTATGATGTTTCCCCATGTTTCATAAAAGTATTATTTATACTGAAAGAGAACTTACATCAACATCTGGAATGATCTTGGTCATCCCTCCCAAATCTTGAGCATTTAGATCAGGAATTTTGTGGACATGCTCAATGTTCGGCGATTTGTCGTTCCATCTGCTGCTCTGTCCAGCTTCTATGGTTCTGAAGCCCTCCGTGGTGGTAGGTATTGCCACATCTGCATGTTTTTGAGGCGTTGCAACACCAACCAGCTCCTCCAAGTTCCCGTCAAAATTACTATTAATATAACAAAACTGTTAATGGGGCGATTTACCAGTTGATATCAAGCATCAAGAGAAGACTAAAACATTACCTAACCAAGTAGAGATCGATTGAACCCATTGTACTCCTTATAACTATTCTATATCTCCTTTGGATGTAATCACCAGCCTGCTTATAGAACAGATGAACAGAACTCAACAAAATAGTTAATAACAACTTAACAGCCAGTGTATATGGAGAGCTCATTATTTTCACTATTTTGTTACCTCATCAGGATCTGGTACTTCCAGCATAGTACCATGAGGTGCCTTTATTGCAATTAGTGTTTTATCCTGCAGAATAACAAAGATCATATGAGCTCGCAACAAAATATTTAGTTAAAAGCATCAACATAATTATCTCCAGATGGATATTTATATATGGTGTTAGGCAAACTATGAATAATCAACAATAAGATGACTATCTTTGGGAAAGAATAATATTGCATTTCTTACTAAAATAAACAAACCTTAAAGCAGGGCAACCCCTTGATGTCATCCTCAGTAAGGTATAGCCATCTAAAGGTAAGAATTACAAAAGATGAATTAGTACATGATTAAACATGGCATGCTAGTAAGTCCAAAAACAAAACACGGAAGGAATAAAATTTACCTCTGATTGCTTTCCTCTTCAGTTAACTCCCTGACCTTTTCTTGCATTTCGCTGTAGGGTAATTATTTTCAGGTCATATAAGCATTTTATTTacgtagcagataaataaaggttCACAATTTTGCAACCTCCAGTAGCTACCAACCTTATACTTTCATCCAATTCTTGCTCCTGGAGAATAAGGTTTTCAACTTCTGTCTGGAAGAAAGTCACAGCAAAGGCTACTTAAATTAAAATGGTTTTATTTCCATGTTCAGACATATTTACCATAAGTCTGATCATTTGAACATGATTACATGATGCTagaaattacaaaatacatacctgCAGATCCGAAATTCCTAAGTTAGTTCCTGAGGCATCCAAACCCCTGCAGTGTTGAGAGCTTAGCATTTTGCACCATAAATACAGGCATGCATAGTTAAGAAATGAGGGGAGACAAAGATTACTTCCAACGGAT
This region of Lolium perenne isolate Kyuss_39 chromosome 2, Kyuss_2.0, whole genome shotgun sequence genomic DNA includes:
- the LOC127334772 gene encoding uncharacterized protein is translated as MAASALFLANHLPSTATARYHHRHHRLLQPRRQQLPPGSLASRAIRPQPRRRLSAVKETKEEEAKTAEEITEKYGLEVGLWKIFSWKEEEGGEEGGEKKTKSRTDQAKDLLAKYGGAYLATSITLSIISFTACYLLINAGVDVQQLLAKIGITTDETGGKVGTFALAYAAHKAASPIRFPPTVALTPVVANWIGKITKGGD
- the LOC127334771 gene encoding transcription factor E2FA isoform X1 encodes the protein MSGAGGGRPQAAQQIVQSVQRHVPLKPGRPPFAVPGDYHRFPLTLSPADAAAAAASPGGVGGDVQEEIVTRTPLKRKALCGESIAAESTECIMISSPGFTEGAGSPLMTPVSGKAARTYKSKAKVGKAGPQTPISNAGSPGNPVTPVGSCRYDNSLGLLTKKFISLLKQAEDGILDLNNAAETLEVQKRRIYDITNVLEGIGLIEKTLKNRIRWKGLDASGTNLGISDLQTEVENLILQEQELDESISEMQEKVRELTEEESNQRWLYLTEDDIKGLPCFKDKTLIAIKAPHGTMLEVPDPDEQAGDYIQRRYRIVIRSTMGSIDLYLVSNFDGNLEELVGVATPQKHADVAIPTTTEGFRTIEAGQSSRWNDKSPNIEHVHKIPDLNAQDLGGMTKIIPDVDTDADYWLLTDGDVSMTDIWRTAPEAQWDQFLAQEVTTPQAMREQPAVLGKATVVSPAQG
- the LOC127334771 gene encoding transcription factor E2FA isoform X2 gives rise to the protein MSGAGGGRPQAAQQIVQSVQRHVPLKPGRPPFAVPGDYHRFPLTLSPADAAAAAASPGGVGGDVQEEIVTRTPLKRKALCGESIAAESTECIMISSPGFTEGAGSPLMTPVSGKAARTYKSKAKVGKAGPQTPISNAGSPGNPVTPVGSCRYDNSLGLLTKKFISLLKQAEDGILDLNNAAETLEVQKRRIYDITNVLEGIGLIEKTLKNRIRWKGLDASGTNLGISDLQTEVENLILQEQELDESISEMQEKVRELTEEESNQRWLYLTEDDIKGLPCFKDKTLIAIKAPHGTMLEVPDPDEAGDYIQRRYRIVIRSTMGSIDLYLVSNFDGNLEELVGVATPQKHADVAIPTTTEGFRTIEAGQSSRWNDKSPNIEHVHKIPDLNAQDLGGMTKIIPDVDTDADYWLLTDGDVSMTDIWRTAPEAQWDQFLAQEVTTPQAMREQPAVLGKATVVSPAQG